Proteins encoded together in one Camelina sativa cultivar DH55 chromosome 9, Cs, whole genome shotgun sequence window:
- the LOC109126173 gene encoding uncharacterized protein LOC109126173 gives MEKNSWADQWDNSNQSSGKTTDGGGASGKYKEKVGAGLEKTKAVASSGLKKVKIGTSLGFNWVKDKYTKTTTKN, from the coding sequence ATGGAGAAAAATTCTTGGGCCGATCAATGGGACAACAGCAATCAATCGTCGGGAAAAACAACGGACGGCGGAGGCGCGTCGGGGAAATACAAAGAGAAAGTGGGGGCTGGATTAGAGAAGACTAAAGCGGTTGCGAGTTCGGGgttgaagaaggtgaagatagGAACGTCTTTGGGTTTTAATTGGGTTAAAGACAAGTATACCAAAACCACCACTAAGAATTGA